The Candidatus Zixiibacteriota bacterium genome includes a region encoding these proteins:
- a CDS encoding PorV/PorQ family protein, which yields MKKVHILLILTAALMLSTSQSVLAGVSDAAVLYLRVAAGARPGGMGEAFVSVADDATATYWNPAGLGNAPIAGILKTEKFPSRFGEISDVITLKRKSGQENWFIAGNSLIMYDGISWKTGKEYVTSSDQTLTDFVNSIVSIKSDEQAELMSHKIVEVNCWVTEAEVSSFIESVRSKIPDDYKELDVLNKGLDTLAAGYKLCLLKPDRFKDLRNKLNDGLKDETLSSDELDRVTFSIEQAVSRFLPSRLTVPFSSAIDGKLTCLGKTAGYLWVGTDKGLFRLSGMQWANFTTDEGLPSNEITVLSDAGDHILIGTTNGLAKYYHGSFVTYETLPQSAVQAVTMATPINAYAVIDGIIYCFNGSEWSDSYDYTVRIDDSIEDIARRSAIYGTPSEVESIIGRIRELNAGSAQIATDEVSADVEQTEDASLEAEPGTEETDTTANENAEILAEQSDETIVEGASDLWFSEGNVIQIPYSVGLRFDVTEMAVGGAVPKDLWENTGGAPSNILWIGTKSGLLSFYGDKWVRFGYAEFSIPVGDADGEVASMTVSDIAAKFIPDGNPDKIAVLASNISDYNDLDGEEVEPGRTVYVYNSNIGSSIRSIGFVNSKIYVGTEYGLETRGSSGWEPVDFEGLDRKQVIDCYDYEGQSYYVSTEGITSESEGQREIVFMHVNWLPSFNLDIYYDFLSYVHHKRGLGTFGISVIYLNYGSIPGRDESGNETGTLTPFEIAISASYGTSINSRLKWGMTGRFIHSRLSPQGAGLEMGSGIASTFSVDMGILYKVTRKLQFGAAITNVGPDITYIDADQSDALPRNIGIGLSYKVWDSPYNSLMVQGEINKILVGVDRDFKTELEYAIRHIGFEYWYAKFIALRAGYKYDKEGQVKHLTFGAGLKLNLLRLDFAYVPSSIDSPLANTLRISATVTF from the coding sequence ATGAAGAAGGTACACATCCTGTTAATTCTCACCGCCGCATTAATGTTATCGACCTCACAATCGGTTTTGGCGGGAGTTTCCGACGCGGCGGTATTGTATCTGCGAGTCGCCGCGGGGGCGCGCCCGGGAGGAATGGGAGAAGCATTCGTGTCCGTGGCTGATGACGCTACGGCTACCTATTGGAATCCCGCCGGTTTGGGTAACGCGCCTATAGCGGGAATACTGAAAACGGAGAAATTTCCATCTCGTTTTGGCGAGATTTCGGATGTCATAACGCTCAAGAGAAAATCGGGCCAGGAAAATTGGTTTATCGCCGGAAACAGCCTGATAATGTACGATGGAATCTCCTGGAAGACCGGCAAAGAATATGTGACTTCATCGGATCAGACCTTAACTGATTTTGTCAATAGTATTGTTTCGATTAAAAGCGATGAACAGGCCGAATTGATGTCCCACAAAATCGTCGAGGTAAATTGTTGGGTTACCGAAGCCGAGGTTAGTAGTTTTATCGAATCGGTCAGGTCAAAAATCCCGGATGATTATAAAGAGCTGGACGTATTGAATAAAGGGCTTGATACTCTGGCCGCCGGATATAAACTTTGCCTTCTCAAACCGGATCGATTCAAAGATTTAAGAAATAAACTAAATGACGGTCTCAAAGATGAAACTTTGTCTTCCGATGAACTGGATCGCGTCACCTTTTCTATTGAGCAGGCGGTATCACGTTTTCTTCCCAGTCGTTTGACGGTACCTTTCTCATCGGCTATAGACGGCAAACTAACCTGCCTGGGTAAAACAGCGGGATATCTATGGGTTGGAACCGATAAGGGATTGTTTCGCTTATCCGGTATGCAATGGGCCAATTTTACGACTGATGAAGGATTGCCTTCCAATGAAATTACGGTTTTAAGCGACGCTGGAGATCATATTCTGATAGGTACTACCAATGGTTTGGCCAAATATTATCACGGTTCCTTCGTTACCTACGAAACGCTTCCGCAGAGCGCGGTTCAGGCGGTTACGATGGCTACGCCGATTAACGCCTATGCCGTAATTGATGGCATAATCTATTGTTTCAATGGCTCGGAATGGTCGGATAGTTATGATTATACGGTGCGTATTGATGATTCGATTGAAGATATCGCTCGTAGGTCGGCGATCTACGGGACGCCTTCCGAGGTGGAAAGCATTATCGGCCGGATTCGTGAATTGAACGCGGGATCTGCCCAAATAGCTACTGATGAAGTCTCCGCAGATGTCGAACAGACCGAAGATGCCTCTCTGGAAGCCGAACCGGGAACGGAAGAAACAGATACAACGGCCAATGAAAATGCCGAAATATTAGCTGAGCAGTCTGATGAAACAATAGTCGAAGGCGCATCGGATCTCTGGTTTTCCGAGGGCAATGTCATCCAGATTCCTTATTCGGTCGGTTTGAGATTCGATGTTACAGAGATGGCAGTTGGTGGTGCAGTCCCAAAAGATTTATGGGAGAATACAGGTGGTGCCCCATCTAATATACTCTGGATTGGTACAAAGAGCGGTTTATTATCCTTTTACGGTGATAAATGGGTACGGTTTGGATATGCCGAATTTTCGATACCTGTCGGAGATGCTGATGGCGAAGTTGCGTCTATGACTGTGTCGGATATCGCGGCCAAATTCATACCCGATGGTAATCCCGATAAAATCGCCGTCCTGGCGTCCAATATAAGTGATTATAATGACCTCGATGGAGAAGAGGTTGAACCGGGCCGAACGGTTTATGTTTATAATTCAAACATCGGATCGTCGATTCGTTCAATCGGATTTGTTAATAGTAAAATATATGTCGGAACCGAATACGGCCTCGAAACAAGAGGTTCTTCGGGTTGGGAACCGGTTGATTTTGAAGGCCTTGATCGGAAACAGGTCATTGATTGTTATGATTATGAAGGTCAATCATACTATGTGTCAACCGAGGGTATTACCAGCGAAAGTGAGGGGCAGCGTGAGATAGTTTTCATGCATGTCAACTGGCTGCCGTCGTTTAATCTCGATATTTATTATGATTTTCTATCTTATGTCCATCATAAGCGCGGTTTGGGTACATTTGGAATCAGTGTAATTTATTTAAATTACGGTAGTATCCCTGGAAGAGACGAAAGCGGGAATGAAACGGGTACTCTCACTCCTTTTGAAATTGCAATTTCAGCATCGTATGGTACTTCCATTAATTCCAGACTCAAATGGGGTATGACAGGCAGGTTTATCCATTCCCGGCTTTCTCCTCAGGGTGCCGGCCTCGAGATGGGTTCAGGTATCGCTTCGACTTTCTCCGTGGATATGGGTATTCTATATAAAGTGACGCGGAAGCTCCAATTTGGAGCGGCGATAACCAATGTTGGTCCCGATATTACTTATATCGATGCAGATCAATCGGATGCCTTACCTCGTAACATCGGTATAGGATTATCTTATAAAGTATGGGACAGTCCGTATAACAGCCTGATGGTTCAGGGTGAAATTAACAAAATCCTGGTCGGCGTAGATCGCGATTTCAAAACTGAATTGGAATACGCCATTCGCCATATTGGTTTTGAATATTGGTACGCCAAATTTATCGCTCTGCGGGCCGGGTATAAGTATGATAAAGAAGGACAGGTTAAGCATTTGACGTTTGGCGCCGGATTGAAATTGAATCTGCTGCGTCTTGATTTTGCTTATGTGCCGTCTTCAATAGATTCACCGTTAGCCAACACATTGAGAATATCTGCTACGGTAACATTTTAG
- a CDS encoding T9SS type A sorting domain-containing protein produces the protein MMIKKFLYAISIIFLLSGYLCADDVLRIKDKQTIINTDEITGKKGFYSGRAQENFLNLKRDKPYGLPKAALSAGTVDTISILALRIGFIYEGTDDPTTTGRGNFDTRDSATFVNDEGHWLDPAPHNKHYFEAHLRSLSHYWSVVSNGKLHIEYEVWPNGADEDIGYYLLDHSMSYYGEQPPNWGLGEFFHNAITRAHDVDGDNFDFRDTRGNKKAIILFHAGADRQTDLSFSATPTPNDLFTGFVTFDSLNYLILDADTIVEGIIMPETMAQDNRITVMNAVMAHEFGHQLGLIDLYNTGSSPFLSQMGDFALMDNNGLNTAAYIDEFGTGAFGTVPIFPCAWSRAFLGFEEVVEYREGTWIELAAVKMETENIKIVKIPISATEYYLLENRRSDIDGNLDGLRVDSTSNVILWPVKVQDILDGDSIITVMTPVAEYDVYLPGSGAGIAIWHVDEAVAAMDYYPFDIHENNFQANTLQWDRNRRFIRLVEADGLIDFGGNYSRGYGVAEDLFYAGNNSTFGSYTNPPSISNSGGYTHIKVENISEADMVMTFDIVKEKMADNFPRRMSIPYDPDLSPIAADLDGDGNDEIIAVSGDKLLAMRPDGRDYMDPYDSLLDNDMILSVINIDTDVNIFRPTDTQYASMPLFAQLPLGNIITKPIVAEILDTTLVMVGASNGWIYSYLPFTDVTTSPGKYRAKLHSLRSLQGSAGVSSIIVDDENNIIYGFYFDGNILAAPYDSIASFVQPTFVRMPMIVGVCKYGGGMAVLYDRHDYSILYQTRFAPFADLTDSFFIDSVIIDETDFHRSPIASDFNRDGIDEIIIVSESGQVFAYSFTADDIVDYDELNIQTGDTVASDPAIADRDNDGFPELYIPGINKIYGYDRYGTAMTDFPLDIDFDRPGQVIIGGPIISDINGDNIIDVAVIGLDSIIYERTIPAFYIMYPDTINYPDSAIVIDTVLDYAYYNYYSNLYAITPGYGILPGYPTPAGMLGMRQVNDTINGIGTPLHVRNGSGGLLVTFGGDGWMDAWDCDWSDISAGWPMSGGYADGSGYTPLDSLGQEKVLADLLPESSFYNYPNPASGEKTTIRFYVNQPARVTVSMFDATGDLVEEKFTEVADGNRNVEIDWYLSGVASGIYHCRVEAAPMAGGDTEVAFTTIAIVR, from the coding sequence ATGATGATTAAAAAATTCTTATACGCTATCAGCATCATTTTTCTGCTCAGCGGCTACTTGTGCGCTGATGATGTCCTCAGGATAAAAGACAAGCAAACAATTATTAACACCGATGAAATTACCGGCAAAAAAGGATTTTATTCCGGGCGGGCTCAGGAAAATTTTCTAAATCTGAAGCGGGATAAACCGTACGGTTTGCCAAAAGCGGCTTTGTCGGCCGGGACGGTCGATACCATCAGTATCCTCGCGCTTCGCATCGGTTTTATTTATGAAGGAACCGATGACCCGACTACAACCGGCCGGGGCAATTTCGACACTCGCGACAGCGCGACGTTTGTCAATGACGAAGGTCATTGGCTCGATCCGGCCCCTCATAACAAGCATTATTTTGAAGCTCATTTAAGGTCTTTGAGCCATTACTGGTCGGTTGTCAGCAATGGCAAGCTTCACATTGAATACGAAGTCTGGCCGAACGGCGCCGATGAAGATATCGGCTATTACCTTTTGGATCATTCAATGAGCTATTACGGTGAACAGCCTCCGAATTGGGGTCTGGGTGAATTTTTCCATAATGCCATAACTCGGGCGCATGACGTTGACGGTGATAATTTTGATTTCAGAGATACGCGCGGTAATAAGAAAGCGATTATTCTGTTTCATGCCGGAGCGGACCGCCAGACTGATCTGTCGTTTTCGGCCACGCCGACGCCCAATGATCTTTTTACTGGGTTTGTTACCTTTGATTCATTAAATTACTTAATTCTCGATGCTGACACCATCGTCGAAGGCATCATTATGCCCGAGACGATGGCGCAGGATAATCGCATCACGGTCATGAACGCCGTCATGGCGCATGAATTCGGGCATCAGCTGGGGTTAATCGATCTTTATAATACCGGTAGTTCGCCATTTTTGAGCCAGATGGGCGATTTTGCCTTGATGGACAATAACGGTTTGAATACGGCAGCGTATATTGATGAATTCGGAACGGGCGCGTTCGGAACGGTTCCGATCTTTCCGTGTGCCTGGTCGCGGGCTTTTTTGGGATTTGAAGAAGTGGTCGAATATCGGGAAGGAACATGGATTGAATTGGCGGCGGTGAAGATGGAAACGGAAAATATCAAGATCGTCAAAATTCCGATATCCGCGACTGAGTATTACCTTTTAGAAAATCGACGTTCCGATATTGACGGGAATCTTGACGGTCTCAGGGTTGATAGCACTTCCAATGTCATTTTGTGGCCGGTTAAAGTTCAGGATATTCTCGATGGCGACAGCATCATTACCGTTATGACTCCGGTTGCGGAATATGATGTTTATCTTCCGGGAAGCGGGGCGGGGATTGCGATCTGGCATGTCGATGAAGCCGTGGCGGCCATGGATTATTATCCGTTCGATATTCATGAAAATAATTTTCAGGCCAATACTTTGCAATGGGATCGCAACCGACGGTTCATACGTTTAGTTGAAGCGGACGGACTTATAGATTTTGGCGGCAATTATTCCCGGGGTTACGGGGTAGCGGAAGATTTATTTTATGCCGGTAATAATAGTACGTTCGGTTCATATACAAATCCCCCTTCGATATCAAACAGCGGCGGATATACTCATATAAAAGTTGAAAACATATCCGAAGCGGATATGGTGATGACGTTTGATATCGTCAAGGAAAAGATGGCCGATAATTTTCCGCGGCGGATGTCGATTCCTTATGATCCTGATTTATCGCCCATCGCCGCCGATCTGGACGGCGACGGCAATGATGAAATCATCGCGGTATCCGGTGATAAATTATTGGCGATGAGGCCGGATGGCCGGGACTATATGGACCCTTATGATTCACTGCTTGACAATGACATGATCCTGAGCGTGATAAATATCGATACCGATGTCAATATCTTCCGTCCGACGGATACTCAGTATGCGTCAATGCCGCTGTTTGCACAATTGCCTCTCGGTAATATAATTACCAAACCGATTGTAGCGGAAATTCTGGATACAACTCTGGTCATGGTCGGGGCGAGCAATGGCTGGATTTATTCATATCTGCCGTTTACCGATGTGACCACTTCACCGGGAAAATATCGAGCCAAGCTCCATTCGCTTCGTTCTTTGCAGGGCTCGGCCGGAGTCAGTTCCATAATAGTTGACGATGAGAACAATATCATCTACGGTTTTTATTTCGACGGAAATATTTTAGCCGCGCCGTATGACAGTATTGCATCGTTTGTTCAGCCGACTTTCGTGCGGATGCCAATGATTGTCGGCGTATGTAAATATGGCGGCGGTATGGCGGTACTATATGACAGACACGATTATTCGATTTTATATCAAACGCGATTCGCGCCATTTGCCGATTTGACTGATTCGTTTTTTATCGACAGCGTAATTATCGATGAAACCGATTTCCACAGGTCTCCAATAGCATCTGATTTTAATCGTGATGGGATTGATGAAATTATAATTGTTTCGGAAAGCGGCCAGGTTTTTGCTTATAGTTTTACCGCAGATGATATAGTTGACTATGACGAATTGAATATACAGACCGGAGATACGGTCGCGTCCGATCCGGCCATAGCTGATAGGGATAATGACGGATTTCCGGAACTTTATATTCCCGGAATCAATAAAATATATGGATATGATCGATACGGAACGGCGATGACTGATTTTCCCCTGGATATTGATTTTGATCGCCCCGGACAGGTTATTATTGGCGGGCCGATTATATCGGATATCAACGGGGATAATATTATTGATGTGGCGGTAATCGGATTGGATTCGATCATCTATGAGCGAACGATACCGGCTTTTTATATCATGTATCCCGATACGATTAATTATCCCGATTCGGCGATTGTTATTGATACCGTATTGGATTATGCCTATTACAATTATTACAGCAATCTCTATGCGATAACACCCGGATACGGAATTTTACCGGGTTATCCGACTCCGGCGGGGATGCTGGGAATGAGACAGGTTAATGATACGATCAACGGCATCGGAACACCACTTCATGTTCGGAACGGTTCCGGCGGACTGCTGGTAACTTTCGGCGGTGATGGCTGGATGGATGCCTGGGATTGCGACTGGTCGGATATCAGCGCCGGTTGGCCGATGAGCGGAGGTTATGCCGACGGTTCGGGATATACGCCCTTAGATTCTTTGGGTCAGGAAAAAGTGCTGGCGGATTTGCTTCCGGAATCGAGTTTTTATAATTATCCCAATCCGGCTTCCGGTGAGAAGACCACGATTCGATTTTATGTCAATCAACCGGCGCGGGTGACGGTTTCGATGTTTGACGCCACGGGCGATTTAGTTGAGGAAAAATTCACCGAGGTCGCCGACGGCAATCGCAATGTCGAGATTGATTGGTATCTTTCGGGCGTGGCTTCGGGGATTTACCATTGCCGGGTCGAAGCGGCGCCGATGGCTGGCGGGGATACGGAAGTAGCCTTTACAACCATTGCCATTGTTAGATAG
- a CDS encoding DUF5683 domain-containing protein: protein MNVRFVSIYSTLMLACVCSCSLCYASDEINPPYTNNGSGFSINQYLNEINSYSVLTLNDDDGNDKGKTLNFREGVQKEKKSSGHKSPVRAFIYSAIIPGAGQMYNGSKIKAVAFLGLEALAWTGHIIYNGKGDDKTTAYETYANTNWSEGTYSDWLEMHWGYRDDELVLNDRGFPLFTHHLPDTRTQQYYEMIGKYNQFVYGWADVNYQDSDGDPHPGTYSAMRMHYETMRHDANKMYDKATTSIVVSMINHVISGFEAALAARSHNKNLDTLANKVSVKAHTAQLNDEYFPMLTMTYKF, encoded by the coding sequence ATGAATGTGAGATTTGTTTCAATCTACAGTACACTTATGCTGGCATGTGTTTGTTCATGTTCTTTATGTTATGCTTCCGATGAAATAAATCCTCCATATACAAATAACGGATCCGGGTTTTCGATCAATCAATATTTGAATGAAATCAATTCTTATTCAGTTCTGACATTAAATGATGACGATGGAAACGATAAAGGCAAGACTTTGAATTTTCGCGAGGGCGTCCAAAAAGAAAAAAAATCAAGCGGCCATAAAAGCCCGGTTAGGGCGTTTATTTATTCTGCCATAATTCCGGGAGCGGGACAGATGTATAACGGCTCCAAAATTAAAGCAGTGGCGTTTTTGGGATTGGAGGCGCTGGCCTGGACCGGCCATATTATCTACAACGGCAAGGGCGATGACAAGACAACGGCCTATGAGACTTATGCCAATACTAATTGGAGCGAGGGAACATACAGTGATTGGTTGGAAATGCACTGGGGTTATAGAGATGATGAGTTAGTTCTGAATGATCGCGGATTTCCGCTTTTTACTCATCATTTACCAGACACCAGGACTCAGCAATATTATGAGATGATAGGTAAGTACAATCAGTTTGTTTACGGCTGGGCGGATGTCAATTATCAAGATTCCGACGGGGACCCGCACCCTGGAACTTATTCGGCAATGCGGATGCATTATGAAACGATGCGGCATGATGCCAATAAAATGTATGATAAGGCGACGACTTCGATTGTTGTTTCGATGATTAATCATGTTATCTCCGGATTTGAAGCGGCTCTGGCGGCCCGAAGCCATAATAAAAACCTGGATACACTGGCAAATAAAGTTTCGGTCAAAGCCCATACGGCGCAATTGAATGATGAATATTTTCCAATGTTAACAATGACATATAAATTTTAG